One region of Mus musculus strain C57BL/6J chromosome 3, GRCm38.p6 C57BL/6J genomic DNA includes:
- the Hax1 gene encoding HCLS1-associated protein X-1 isoform X1, whose amino-acid sequence MTRDDDDDDDDDDEAEEDRGAWGRESYAFDGSQPPEEFGFSFSPRGGMRFHGNFGFDDLVRDFNSIFSEMGAWTLPSHSPELPGPESETPGERLREGQTLRDSMLKYPDSHQPRIFEGVLESHAKPESPKPAPDWGSQGPFHRLDDTWPVSPHSRAKEDKDLDSQVSQEGLGPLLQPQPKSYFKSISVTKITKPDGTVEERRTVVDSEGRRETTVTHQEAHDSSRSDPDSQRSSALDDPFSILDLLLGRWFRSR is encoded by the exons ATGACTCgagatgatgacgacgatgatgatgatgatgacgaagCGGAGGAAGACAGAGGCGCGTGGGGTCGAGAGAGCTATGCGTTTGAtggttctcagcctccagagGAATTCGGTTTCAGCTTCAGCCCCAGGGGAGGGATGCGATTCCACGGCAACTTTGGCTTTGATGATCTAGTACGAGATTTTAATAGCATCTTCAGCGAGATGGGGGCCTGGACCTTGCCTTCCCACTCTCCTG AACTTCCAGGTCCTGAGTCAGAAACACCTGGTGAGAGACTGCGGGAGGGGCAGACACTACGAGACTCAATGCTTAAGTACCCAGATAGTCACCAACCCAGGATCTTTGAGGGGGTCTTGGAGAGTCATGCAAAACCTGAATCCCCAAAACCAGCTCCAGATTGGGGGTCGCAGGGACCTTTTCATAGG TTGGATGATACATGGCCTGTGAGTCCCCATTCTAGAGCCAAAGAGGACAAAG ATCTTGACTCCCAGGTTTCCCAGGAAGGTCTGGGTCCACTtcttcaaccccagcccaaatcGTATTTCAAAAGTATCTCTGTGACCAAGATCACTAAGCCAGATGGG ACAGTGGAGGAACGCCGCACTGTGGTAGACAGTGAGGGCCGGAGGGAGACCACAGTGACCCATCAAGAAGCCCATGACAGTTCCAGAAGTG ATCCAGACTCTCAGAGATCTTCAGCTTTGGATGATCCCTTTTCCATTCTGGATTTGCTACTAGGACGTTGGTTTCGGTCCCGATAG
- the Hax1 gene encoding HCLS1-associated protein X-1 isoform 2 (isoform 2 is encoded by transcript variant 2): protein MSVFDLFRGFFGFPGPRSHRDPFFGGMTRDDDDDDDDDDEAEEDRGAWGRESYAFDGSQPPEEFGFSFSPRGGMRFHGNFGFDDLLDDTWPVSPHSRAKEDKDLDSQVSQEGLGPLLQPQPKSYFKSISVTKITKPDGTVEERRTVVDSEGRRETTVTHQEAHDSSRSDPDSQRSSALDDPFSILDLLLGRWFRSR, encoded by the exons ATGAGCGTCTTTGATCTTTTCCGAGGCTTTTTCGGCTTTCCTGGACCTCGGAG CCACAGAGATCCTTTTTTTGGAGGGATGACTCgagatgatgacgacgatgatgatgatgatgacgaagCGGAGGAAGACAGAGGCGCGTGGGGTCGAGAGAGCTATGCGTTTGAtggttctcagcctccagagGAATTCGGTTTCAGCTTCAGCCCCAGGGGAGGGATGCGATTCCACGGCAACTTTGGCTTTGATGATCTA TTGGATGATACATGGCCTGTGAGTCCCCATTCTAGAGCCAAAGAGGACAAAG ATCTTGACTCCCAGGTTTCCCAGGAAGGTCTGGGTCCACTtcttcaaccccagcccaaatcGTATTTCAAAAGTATCTCTGTGACCAAGATCACTAAGCCAGATGGG ACAGTGGAGGAACGCCGCACTGTGGTAGACAGTGAGGGCCGGAGGGAGACCACAGTGACCCATCAAGAAGCCCATGACAGTTCCAGAAGTG ATCCAGACTCTCAGAGATCTTCAGCTTTGGATGATCCCTTTTCCATTCTGGATTTGCTACTAGGACGTTGGTTTCGGTCCCGATAG
- the Hax1 gene encoding HCLS1-associated protein X-1 isoform 1 (isoform 1 is encoded by transcript variant 1), which translates to MSVFDLFRGFFGFPGPRSHRDPFFGGMTRDDDDDDDDDDEAEEDRGAWGRESYAFDGSQPPEEFGFSFSPRGGMRFHGNFGFDDLVRDFNSIFSEMGAWTLPSHSPELPGPESETPGERLREGQTLRDSMLKYPDSHQPRIFEGVLESHAKPESPKPAPDWGSQGPFHRLDDTWPVSPHSRAKEDKDLDSQVSQEGLGPLLQPQPKSYFKSISVTKITKPDGTVEERRTVVDSEGRRETTVTHQEAHDSSRSDPDSQRSSALDDPFSILDLLLGRWFRSR; encoded by the exons ATGAGCGTCTTTGATCTTTTCCGAGGCTTTTTCGGCTTTCCTGGACCTCGGAG CCACAGAGATCCTTTTTTTGGAGGGATGACTCgagatgatgacgacgatgatgatgatgatgacgaagCGGAGGAAGACAGAGGCGCGTGGGGTCGAGAGAGCTATGCGTTTGAtggttctcagcctccagagGAATTCGGTTTCAGCTTCAGCCCCAGGGGAGGGATGCGATTCCACGGCAACTTTGGCTTTGATGATCTAGTACGAGATTTTAATAGCATCTTCAGCGAGATGGGGGCCTGGACCTTGCCTTCCCACTCTCCTG AACTTCCAGGTCCTGAGTCAGAAACACCTGGTGAGAGACTGCGGGAGGGGCAGACACTACGAGACTCAATGCTTAAGTACCCAGATAGTCACCAACCCAGGATCTTTGAGGGGGTCTTGGAGAGTCATGCAAAACCTGAATCCCCAAAACCAGCTCCAGATTGGGGGTCGCAGGGACCTTTTCATAGG TTGGATGATACATGGCCTGTGAGTCCCCATTCTAGAGCCAAAGAGGACAAAG ATCTTGACTCCCAGGTTTCCCAGGAAGGTCTGGGTCCACTtcttcaaccccagcccaaatcGTATTTCAAAAGTATCTCTGTGACCAAGATCACTAAGCCAGATGGG ACAGTGGAGGAACGCCGCACTGTGGTAGACAGTGAGGGCCGGAGGGAGACCACAGTGACCCATCAAGAAGCCCATGACAGTTCCAGAAGTG ATCCAGACTCTCAGAGATCTTCAGCTTTGGATGATCCCTTTTCCATTCTGGATTTGCTACTAGGACGTTGGTTTCGGTCCCGATAG